One region of Luteolibacter yonseiensis genomic DNA includes:
- a CDS encoding esterase/lipase family protein, whose amino-acid sequence MKRSHTICRLILSAGISLLTLPGCTNYSEVKVRKPVYRPSTGMIGEFANAQRHIMSSMKVGTSRPLAALGGYLEAAEFSSRQLASNPGDEQARLDYNFATSRIISIIQKAKFDPWNKPLHVPTDNGGFTLTNRPGPNPRHHSALFDFTPADEFDIGGSYITKRSLRPGIGAPTVVVGKARREGAREDFAMDRVYYGVTTVVRFKGRNCEISFEDPLAVETTVMNGKTYPLAADFTVPLAVLLASNDPRKLEIMRVLRPGNYAETARITALQPYDPNKTVVLVIHGLMDSPATWTPMINTLRGNVEIRRNYQFWFYSYPSGYPYPYSASILRDDLDAVEKRYSLRKPMVVLGHSMGGCISRLLITDTEGDKLWRKTFGKPPEQVKLSAENKVLFEKALIFKHRPEIGRVIFIAAPLKGSDLSNNWVGRLGSRLVHAPTTFLKAGAEVAQLITFQPGDLRIKGLPNSVDTLSPTNRFVKTINTFPITPGVPYHTIMGDRGKGNAPKSSDGVVPYWSSHMDGAESELVVPSGHSAHQNPQAIDEVARILELNLR is encoded by the coding sequence ATGAAACGATCCCATACCATTTGCCGGCTCATCCTGTCAGCGGGGATATCCCTGCTCACACTCCCGGGCTGCACCAACTACTCCGAGGTCAAGGTGCGAAAGCCGGTTTACCGCCCCTCCACGGGCATGATCGGAGAGTTCGCCAACGCACAACGACATATCATGAGCTCCATGAAAGTCGGAACCAGCCGTCCCCTGGCGGCCCTCGGAGGCTATCTTGAGGCGGCGGAGTTTTCCTCCAGACAGCTTGCCTCCAACCCCGGGGACGAGCAGGCCCGGCTCGACTACAACTTCGCCACCTCCCGGATCATTTCCATCATCCAGAAAGCGAAGTTCGATCCATGGAACAAGCCCCTGCACGTGCCGACCGACAACGGCGGCTTCACCTTGACCAACAGACCCGGCCCGAATCCCCGCCACCACTCCGCGCTTTTCGATTTCACCCCGGCCGACGAATTCGACATCGGCGGAAGCTATATCACGAAGAGATCCCTCAGACCGGGTATCGGCGCACCTACGGTGGTGGTTGGCAAGGCAAGGCGGGAAGGAGCGAGGGAGGATTTCGCGATGGACCGCGTTTACTACGGTGTCACCACGGTCGTCCGCTTCAAAGGCAGGAACTGTGAAATCTCCTTCGAGGATCCTCTCGCGGTCGAAACCACCGTCATGAACGGGAAGACCTATCCGCTCGCCGCGGACTTCACCGTCCCGCTTGCCGTGCTCCTCGCCAGCAACGACCCCAGGAAACTCGAAATCATGCGCGTCCTGCGCCCCGGCAACTATGCCGAAACCGCCCGCATCACCGCCCTGCAACCCTACGACCCGAACAAAACCGTGGTCCTCGTCATCCACGGTCTGATGGATTCCCCGGCCACCTGGACGCCGATGATCAACACCCTCCGTGGCAATGTGGAAATCCGGCGGAACTACCAGTTCTGGTTCTACAGCTATCCCAGCGGCTATCCCTATCCTTACTCCGCCTCCATCCTGCGGGACGATCTCGACGCCGTGGAAAAGAGATATTCCCTGCGGAAGCCGATGGTCGTCCTCGGACACAGCATGGGCGGCTGCATCAGCCGTCTGCTCATCACCGACACGGAGGGGGACAAGCTCTGGCGCAAGACCTTCGGCAAGCCGCCGGAGCAGGTGAAGCTGTCCGCGGAAAACAAGGTCCTGTTTGAAAAAGCGCTCATCTTCAAACACCGCCCGGAAATCGGACGCGTCATCTTCATCGCCGCGCCGCTGAAGGGCAGCGATCTTTCCAACAACTGGGTGGGCCGTCTCGGCTCGAGGCTCGTCCACGCGCCGACCACCTTTCTCAAGGCCGGTGCCGAAGTGGCCCAGCTCATCACCTTCCAGCCCGGAGACCTCCGGATCAAGGGGTTGCCCAACAGCGTCGACACCCTTTCCCCGACCAACCGGTTTGTAAAAACCATCAATACCTTTCCGATCACTCCTGGCGTTCCCTACCACACCATCATGGGAGACCGGGGCAAGGGCAATGCGCCGAAGTCCAGCGACGGAGTGGTCCCCTACTGGAGCTCCCACATGGATGGGGCGGAATCCGAACTCGTCGTCCCATCCGGCCACAGCGCCCACCAGAACCCGCAAGCCATCGACGAAGTGGCCAGGATTCTCGAACTCAATCTCCGCTAA
- a CDS encoding YSC84-related protein, translated as MKTIHRTTIKCLGLAALSLVITNCAAPSGNTSGEKRSDIHAMTKQTLGELYSTKPEARSLVANSAGYAVFNQIETKVFTAGSANGYGVAVNKATGKETYMRMAGLSAGFGAGLTNTRTVIIFRKASTYNKFISSGWSAAADAQAAAALDRSGVGAGVSINPTVDPVVYHMTRSGVAVSASVGAEKVWADKSLNH; from the coding sequence ATGAAAACGATCCACCGCACCACCATCAAATGCCTCGGCCTCGCCGCCCTCTCGCTCGTCATCACGAACTGCGCGGCCCCCTCGGGAAACACGAGCGGAGAGAAACGCTCGGACATCCACGCGATGACCAAGCAGACGCTGGGCGAGCTCTACTCCACCAAGCCGGAAGCCAGGAGCCTGGTGGCCAACTCCGCCGGATACGCGGTCTTCAACCAGATTGAAACCAAGGTCTTCACCGCCGGCTCCGCGAACGGCTACGGCGTCGCGGTCAACAAGGCCACCGGCAAGGAGACCTACATGCGCATGGCCGGACTCAGCGCCGGATTCGGCGCGGGACTCACCAACACCCGCACGGTCATCATCTTCCGCAAGGCATCCACCTACAACAAATTCATCAGCAGCGGCTGGTCCGCCGCCGCCGATGCCCAGGCCGCCGCAGCGCTGGACCGGTCCGGCGTGGGTGCCGGCGTCTCCATCAATCCGACCGTCGATCCCGTCGTCTATCACATGACCCGCAGCGGTGTGGCCGTCTCGGCGTCCGTCGGTGCGGAGAAGGTCTGGGCGGACAAGTCACTGAACCATTGA
- a CDS encoding cadherin-like domain-containing protein produces the protein MKKTPSSPGAVPRYLAASLLLSLLPVTGQTLVNGNFDAQTFSSFPGYASANGGTVTGWTLSNTARTGLNSSTGPFWTAPCGPIPSAGNCAIIQASNAPASISQTVTGLTIGTRYNVSCRISARSGNTPSLVFSTDGDGPTVKLEVIAPPSTGALATATVFRNASFEFTATATSHLITFTNDRTSGDHTLLLDDVTVAPSATTSSWSFAPWTSDADSGIDSQYVYTHAHHLSLGKSWQPININGVDFNIGDGTGSNRFTLTNLNANFLNRTPNNLPANTGSYNLAKDFRYDGPNTGITLQNLKPNTQYVFTLYGLAFDAAGVYRSATFNSTVPGSNQLSVNLNHYGQGNGIRINHTYTTDALGSPVTISYPTHGSGTFHSGGFTNREAVASTPPVRWTVHPWSGDDTSGVSPNHPYTHAFKFGSATNLNVNGINFTGLAGGNPTGTNYTSAGLGSVYNNDVNAVTASGSILGRDFIFGGFPETHNLSGLTPGKNYVFTLYTVGWSDGVRRAALIGGTGEGSSVLHQDQYGNDQGARFEYTYTASASGTATITASGIDVAVTDPFDRKSIHTYAISNREADPYVNKTPEFTLQPVGATLGIGASYTLRGAAIGSETLSYQWKKGTADIPGETSPVLVLNGLTAADSGAYTLVVSNGVTVTSNVANVNVLENIPGYGNTGVGVDGQLLANGLVDPHFKLIVNPDDTSSDTVYVQTNLPGAWLANSATSKWIGPRANTAGAAGLVTPAGTPSDAGAGDGVYVYRARFDLTGFDLSTVLISGKWSTDNEGVKIRVNGTDVGFPNTVGTTFATLVPFSISNSAFPGLLTTGVNNIDFFVKNIDAGTGGGLTGLRIDEFTAVGAIPPGTPPHIAIQPVGGNGRHNSMVTLAVGATGSSPLTYQWFKGADPVPDATEATLPIYVEDFTAAGSYTVKVTGSGPTTVTSDPAVITVTNANPVTSFDDVGSTDQDVAKSINVADLLANDTSPDADGDTVNFTGVSAASSQGGTVSESDGIILYTPKAGFTGSDTFTYSVDDGGWGGTATETVIINVVSAAVTPPGNMTLVISGGTATGTFTGTAGKTYILQRSTTLQTGSWSTVDTEVAPPSGIVTVEDPAPPAGKAFYRIGYGN, from the coding sequence ATGAAAAAAACCCCAAGCTCCCCGGGAGCCGTGCCGAGATATCTCGCGGCATCACTCCTGCTCTCCCTGCTTCCCGTGACGGGCCAGACGCTCGTCAACGGGAACTTCGATGCCCAGACATTCTCGTCCTTCCCCGGCTATGCCTCCGCCAACGGCGGCACCGTCACCGGCTGGACGCTGTCAAACACGGCACGCACCGGACTCAACTCCTCCACCGGCCCGTTCTGGACCGCTCCATGCGGACCCATTCCCAGTGCCGGGAACTGTGCCATCATCCAGGCCAGCAACGCTCCCGCCAGCATTTCCCAGACGGTGACGGGCCTCACCATCGGGACCCGATACAATGTTTCGTGCCGGATCTCCGCCCGCTCGGGAAACACCCCGTCCCTCGTGTTTTCGACAGACGGGGATGGCCCGACGGTGAAACTGGAAGTCATCGCACCGCCGTCCACGGGAGCTTTGGCCACCGCCACCGTATTCCGCAACGCATCGTTCGAATTCACCGCGACCGCGACGAGCCACCTGATCACCTTCACCAACGACCGCACCTCCGGAGACCACACGCTGCTCCTGGACGATGTGACGGTCGCCCCATCCGCGACGACCAGCTCATGGTCGTTCGCCCCCTGGACCAGCGATGCGGATTCGGGCATCGATTCCCAGTATGTCTACACACACGCCCATCACCTCAGTTTGGGCAAATCGTGGCAGCCCATCAATATCAATGGAGTTGATTTCAACATCGGCGACGGGACGGGTTCGAACCGGTTCACGCTGACGAACCTCAACGCGAATTTCCTCAACCGCACGCCGAACAACCTGCCCGCGAACACCGGCAGCTACAATCTTGCGAAGGATTTCCGTTACGACGGTCCGAATACGGGAATCACCCTGCAGAACCTGAAGCCGAACACGCAATATGTGTTCACGCTCTACGGACTCGCCTTCGATGCGGCTGGAGTCTACCGGTCCGCCACCTTCAACAGCACGGTACCCGGCAGCAACCAGCTCTCCGTGAACCTGAACCACTACGGGCAGGGGAACGGAATCCGGATCAACCATACCTACACGACCGACGCGCTCGGCTCGCCGGTGACCATCTCCTATCCCACCCACGGATCCGGAACCTTCCATTCGGGCGGCTTCACCAACCGCGAGGCCGTGGCCAGCACCCCGCCGGTCCGGTGGACGGTGCATCCCTGGTCCGGTGACGACACGTCCGGCGTGAGTCCGAACCATCCCTACACCCATGCCTTCAAGTTCGGCTCCGCCACGAACCTGAATGTGAACGGCATCAACTTCACCGGACTTGCCGGAGGAAATCCCACCGGAACGAACTACACCTCCGCAGGCCTGGGGAGCGTTTACAACAACGACGTCAACGCCGTCACCGCTTCGGGATCGATCCTTGGAAGGGATTTCATCTTCGGCGGCTTTCCTGAAACGCACAACCTCTCCGGCCTGACTCCGGGCAAGAACTATGTCTTCACCCTCTACACGGTGGGCTGGAGCGACGGCGTCCGCCGCGCGGCCCTCATCGGCGGCACAGGCGAAGGCTCGAGCGTCCTGCACCAGGACCAGTATGGAAACGACCAGGGCGCCCGCTTCGAATACACCTACACCGCGAGCGCCAGCGGCACCGCCACCATCACCGCCTCGGGAATCGATGTCGCGGTCACCGACCCGTTCGACCGGAAGTCCATCCATACCTACGCCATCAGCAACCGGGAGGCGGACCCGTATGTGAACAAGACACCCGAGTTCACCCTCCAGCCGGTGGGAGCCACCCTCGGTATCGGAGCGAGCTATACCTTGCGCGGAGCGGCCATCGGCAGCGAAACCCTTTCCTATCAATGGAAGAAGGGCACCGCCGACATTCCTGGCGAGACCTCCCCGGTTCTGGTCCTGAACGGCCTCACCGCCGCCGACTCCGGAGCTTACACGCTCGTGGTTTCCAATGGCGTCACCGTGACCAGCAACGTCGCGAACGTGAACGTGCTGGAAAACATCCCCGGCTACGGGAACACCGGCGTCGGAGTGGACGGGCAACTGCTGGCGAACGGCTTGGTGGATCCGCACTTCAAGCTCATCGTCAATCCGGACGACACCTCTTCCGACACCGTCTACGTGCAGACGAACCTGCCCGGTGCCTGGCTCGCCAATTCCGCCACCTCGAAGTGGATCGGCCCACGGGCGAACACCGCCGGTGCGGCGGGACTCGTCACTCCGGCGGGGACCCCCTCGGATGCGGGGGCGGGGGATGGTGTCTATGTTTACCGCGCCCGGTTCGATCTCACCGGCTTCGACCTCTCGACCGTGCTCATTTCCGGAAAATGGTCCACGGACAACGAAGGGGTGAAAATCCGCGTCAACGGAACCGACGTCGGTTTCCCGAATACCGTCGGCACCACCTTCGCCACCCTGGTCCCCTTCTCCATCAGTAACTCGGCATTCCCCGGACTCCTGACCACCGGAGTGAACAACATCGACTTCTTCGTGAAGAACATCGACGCCGGCACCGGTGGCGGACTCACCGGACTCCGGATCGACGAGTTCACCGCCGTCGGAGCCATTCCTCCCGGCACCCCGCCACACATCGCCATCCAGCCGGTGGGTGGCAACGGCAGGCACAACAGCATGGTGACCCTCGCGGTGGGAGCCACCGGATCCTCTCCACTCACCTACCAGTGGTTCAAGGGCGCGGACCCCGTGCCGGATGCGACGGAAGCGACACTGCCGATCTATGTCGAGGACTTCACCGCGGCGGGCAGCTACACGGTCAAGGTCACCGGCAGCGGCCCGACCACCGTCACCAGCGACCCGGCGGTGATCACCGTCACCAATGCCAATCCGGTCACCTCGTTCGACGACGTCGGGTCGACGGATCAGGACGTCGCGAAATCGATCAATGTGGCCGACCTCCTTGCCAACGACACCAGCCCGGATGCCGACGGTGATACGGTGAACTTCACCGGCGTCAGCGCGGCAAGTTCCCAAGGCGGCACGGTTTCGGAAAGTGATGGGATCATCCTCTACACCCCCAAGGCCGGCTTCACGGGTTCCGATACCTTCACCTACTCGGTGGATGACGGCGGCTGGGGCGGCACCGCCACGGAGACCGTGATCATCAACGTGGTCTCCGCCGCCGTCACGCCTCCCGGAAACATGACGCTCGTCATCAGCGGCGGCACGGCCACCGGAACCTTCACCGGCACGGCTGGCAAGACCTACATCCTCCAGCGCTCGACCACCCTGCAGACCGGCAGCTGGTCCACGGTCGATACGGAAGTCGCCCCTCCCTCGGGAATCGTCACCGTGGAAGATCCCGCCCCACCTGCGGGCAAGGCCTTCTACCGCATCGGCTATGGAAACTGA
- a CDS encoding PQQ-dependent sugar dehydrogenase, which produces MPARHVPWSTLFTVVAFMGLIPGPMTALAIEEETPADDVFRESAISHDGDASQGRILFTSMACSQCHSLDGSGGKVGPDLSAIGDKFEKRDLIRAVMEPSSSIAIGYDTTIVTRKDGTVAAGVIKQATDDWVELMSADSSRVRIGNADIARRETAPTSLMPENLHRAGKPEDFTNLVAYLRSLHQNMAGARPEDIPKAGSPAKLEVFFDDAIGFREPVWFGEVPGRANAYVVLEHHGKSFIVEKNAGADVWKPFLDLSGVVRAGGATGLLGMAFHPKFPEDLRYFLKYQIVENGRISTLVMERRFSKDLSGDSGEPARQLIKIPAVTQDHNGGCLAFGPDGYLYFGMGDTGPQDDPQGHGQDMSLLLGKMMRIDIDHQDTGLPYAIPRDNPFRDVEGVRPEIWASGFREPWRFSWDSKTGDLWVGDVGQNRFEEVGIVRAGENHGWNVMEGFNPFSERYKKQGIELTQPVWSYSHRLGNSVTGGYVYRGKKAPAMEGWYIFADHESRRIWALTQKDRKLEKIVEIGQAPARAVSLSQTKDGELYLVGFTSGKIYHLDLGTVDPTPLEVRVLAATAENAPITSRFVTNSPQGDWAAAGYDDLSWTEAPGGFGSPGTPGGVIRTEWRTSDIWLRREFTLPESFKPDEKSQFTLKIHHDEDARVYLNGVEVADLPRWTQGYTEIPLSKEILRTLHPGRNIMAIHCHQNTGGQYIDAGLLEHVAPGDKKAHP; this is translated from the coding sequence ATGCCTGCCAGACATGTGCCGTGGTCCACCCTTTTCACAGTGGTCGCCTTCATGGGTTTGATCCCGGGTCCCATGACCGCGCTGGCGATCGAAGAGGAAACCCCGGCCGATGACGTGTTCCGGGAGTCCGCGATCTCTCACGATGGCGATGCCTCGCAAGGACGCATTCTCTTCACTTCCATGGCTTGCTCGCAATGCCATTCCCTCGATGGCAGCGGCGGCAAGGTGGGACCGGATCTCTCGGCCATCGGCGACAAATTCGAGAAGCGCGACCTCATCCGCGCCGTGATGGAACCCTCCTCCTCCATCGCCATCGGGTACGACACCACCATCGTCACCCGCAAGGACGGAACCGTGGCGGCCGGCGTGATCAAGCAGGCGACCGATGATTGGGTGGAACTCATGAGCGCGGACTCCTCCCGGGTGAGAATCGGGAACGCCGACATCGCCAGACGCGAGACCGCCCCGACTTCCCTGATGCCGGAGAATCTTCACAGGGCGGGAAAGCCGGAGGATTTCACCAACCTCGTGGCCTACCTCCGCAGTCTGCACCAGAACATGGCGGGCGCGCGTCCGGAAGACATCCCCAAGGCGGGAAGCCCCGCGAAACTGGAGGTGTTCTTCGACGACGCCATCGGGTTCCGCGAGCCGGTCTGGTTTGGCGAGGTGCCTGGCCGGGCGAACGCCTATGTGGTGCTGGAGCACCATGGCAAATCGTTCATTGTGGAAAAAAACGCGGGGGCGGATGTGTGGAAGCCTTTCCTCGACCTCAGCGGAGTGGTCCGCGCCGGAGGAGCCACGGGTTTGCTGGGCATGGCCTTCCATCCCAAGTTTCCGGAAGATCTCCGCTATTTCCTCAAGTATCAGATCGTGGAAAACGGCAGGATCTCCACGCTCGTCATGGAGCGCCGGTTTTCCAAAGACCTCTCCGGTGACTCGGGTGAACCCGCGCGGCAGTTGATCAAGATCCCGGCGGTCACCCAGGATCACAACGGCGGATGCCTGGCCTTCGGACCAGACGGTTATCTGTATTTCGGCATGGGAGACACCGGGCCACAGGATGATCCGCAAGGGCACGGCCAGGACATGAGCCTGCTGCTGGGAAAAATGATGAGGATCGACATCGACCACCAGGACACGGGCCTGCCCTACGCCATACCGAGGGACAATCCTTTCCGTGACGTCGAGGGCGTGAGGCCGGAGATATGGGCATCCGGATTCCGTGAACCGTGGCGTTTCAGTTGGGACTCGAAGACCGGGGACCTCTGGGTGGGGGATGTCGGGCAGAACCGCTTTGAGGAAGTCGGCATCGTCCGGGCGGGGGAGAACCATGGCTGGAATGTCATGGAGGGATTCAATCCGTTTTCAGAACGATACAAAAAACAGGGAATCGAGCTGACCCAGCCGGTCTGGAGCTACTCGCACCGTCTTGGAAACTCGGTCACCGGCGGGTATGTGTATCGCGGGAAAAAGGCCCCGGCCATGGAGGGATGGTATATCTTCGCTGACCATGAGAGCCGCCGGATCTGGGCGCTCACCCAGAAGGATCGCAAATTGGAGAAGATTGTCGAAATCGGCCAGGCACCCGCCCGCGCGGTTTCCCTGTCCCAGACAAAGGATGGAGAACTTTACCTTGTCGGATTCACCTCGGGAAAGATCTACCACCTCGACCTCGGCACGGTGGATCCCACTCCCCTGGAAGTCCGGGTTCTGGCCGCGACCGCCGAAAACGCGCCGATCACCTCGCGCTTTGTCACCAACAGCCCCCAGGGCGACTGGGCCGCGGCCGGATACGATGACTTATCATGGACCGAAGCGCCCGGCGGTTTTGGCTCCCCCGGCACACCCGGTGGCGTGATCCGCACGGAGTGGCGGACAAGCGACATCTGGCTGCGCCGGGAATTCACCCTGCCGGAATCGTTCAAGCCTGATGAAAAATCGCAATTCACCCTGAAAATCCACCACGATGAGGATGCGCGGGTTTATCTCAACGGAGTGGAGGTGGCGGATCTCCCACGCTGGACCCAAGGTTACACCGAGATCCCATTATCAAAAGAAATCCTCCGCACGCTGCATCCGGGCCGCAACATCATGGCCATCCACTGCCACCAGAACACCGGGGGACAATACATCGACGCCGGACTGCTGGAGCACGTGGCGCCGGGAGACAAAAAGGCACATCCATGA
- a CDS encoding sulfatase family protein has protein sequence MRFLFFILLTLQIHSSAAEQPNIIIVLADDFGWGDIGTQGSTVPTPELDRMAAEGTRFTQFYVAAPICSASRAAIITGLFPGRVKINSFLQTRKGNAECGQADFLDPKFPALPRSLKAAGYATAHIGKWHLGGGRDVDDAPKFQAYGYDLGLGTWESPEPDPDLTATDWIWSPKDKVKRWDRSRWMVDRTLDFLKTNTGKPVFVNLWFDDTHTPWVPDDAADPKAETPGQFKGVLTEMDRQIGRLLAALRENKDRETLVLFFGDNGALPTFAQKRVGGMRGSKLSLYEGGTRVPCLAWQPGKIPAARVDNESVLGSVDLFPTLAKIAGAESPANTDGENVAAALGGTVVKRSHPLLWEYGRNPNSFKFPKGRNQSPNLAIRDGKWKLLVQADGTGAELYDLNADSNETKDLAAENPEVTARLSSTLLTWRKSLP, from the coding sequence ATGCGTTTTTTATTCTTCATCCTGCTCACCCTCCAGATCCACTCGTCCGCGGCGGAACAGCCGAACATCATCATCGTGCTTGCGGATGACTTCGGCTGGGGAGACATCGGAACCCAGGGAAGCACGGTGCCGACACCGGAACTGGACCGCATGGCGGCGGAGGGCACACGCTTCACCCAGTTCTATGTCGCCGCACCGATCTGTTCCGCCTCCCGCGCGGCGATCATCACCGGACTTTTCCCGGGAAGGGTGAAAATCAACAGCTTCCTCCAAACCCGCAAGGGCAACGCGGAATGCGGACAGGCGGATTTCCTCGATCCGAAATTCCCGGCGCTTCCCCGCTCCCTCAAGGCAGCGGGCTATGCCACCGCCCACATCGGGAAATGGCACCTCGGCGGCGGCCGCGATGTGGACGACGCTCCGAAATTCCAAGCATACGGATACGACCTCGGCCTCGGCACCTGGGAAAGCCCCGAGCCCGACCCTGACCTCACGGCGACCGACTGGATCTGGTCGCCGAAGGACAAGGTGAAACGCTGGGACCGCAGCCGCTGGATGGTGGATCGCACGCTGGATTTTCTCAAGACCAACACCGGCAAACCCGTTTTCGTGAACCTGTGGTTCGACGACACCCACACACCGTGGGTGCCTGACGACGCCGCCGACCCGAAGGCCGAGACGCCGGGCCAGTTCAAGGGTGTGCTCACCGAGATGGACCGGCAGATCGGAAGATTGCTCGCGGCATTGCGTGAGAACAAGGACCGCGAGACCTTGGTCCTGTTTTTCGGCGACAACGGTGCCCTGCCCACCTTCGCCCAAAAACGGGTCGGAGGCATGCGCGGCAGCAAACTGAGCCTCTATGAAGGTGGAACCCGGGTCCCGTGCCTCGCATGGCAGCCAGGGAAAATCCCCGCCGCCCGGGTGGACAACGAGAGCGTGCTCGGTTCGGTGGATCTGTTTCCCACCCTCGCAAAAATCGCCGGAGCGGAATCGCCCGCCAATACCGACGGTGAAAACGTCGCCGCAGCCCTCGGCGGAACCGTCGTCAAACGCAGCCATCCGCTGCTGTGGGAATATGGCCGCAATCCCAATTCCTTCAAGTTTCCCAAAGGCAGGAACCAAAGCCCCAATCTCGCCATCCGCGATGGGAAATGGAAACTCCTCGTCCAGGCGGACGGCACAGGCGCGGAGCTCTACGATCTGAACGCGGATTCAAACGAGACAAAAGACCTCGCCGCGGAGAATCCCGAAGTGACCGCCCGCCTTTCCTCCACCCTGCTCACGTGGCGGAAGAGTCTGCCGTGA
- a CDS encoding MFS transporter, with amino-acid sequence MTTAEKTSILPILLLSAAGFTVLTTEFVIVGLLPSMARDLHVSVSQAGLLVTLFAFTVAVVGPALTAWLSRYDRKSLFVSTLLFFGISNILAATAPNIGIMGFARFIPALMLPVFWALASETAVDITGPERAGKAISMISFGIVTATIFGIPVGTLISDAFGWRAAFASIAVLAFIKAIALMLFLPKVPLKKQPASFLKQFGILKNPVVVGHVLLSLLVFAGMFTAYTYLADILERLAGFDGATVGWILMGFGGVGMIGNWFAGRIVDRSPLGATILFAAPMAVGMILLVSIVRSHALLGVVLAFWGIAQAALFTISHVRVMKVAAETPALGASLNISGANAGIGIGAIIGGRVIDINGLDHVGGAAAGVMLLAVAVAFFLKLGTKPKLGHRVTA; translated from the coding sequence ATGACCACCGCTGAGAAAACCTCCATCCTCCCCATCCTGCTGCTGTCGGCGGCGGGGTTCACCGTGCTCACGACCGAGTTCGTCATTGTGGGCCTGCTCCCGTCCATGGCACGGGATCTACACGTCAGCGTTTCTCAAGCCGGGCTGTTGGTCACCTTGTTCGCCTTCACGGTCGCCGTGGTGGGTCCGGCGCTCACCGCCTGGCTCTCGCGCTACGACAGGAAAAGCCTGTTCGTCAGCACGCTGTTGTTTTTCGGAATTTCAAACATCCTGGCCGCGACCGCGCCGAACATCGGGATCATGGGGTTCGCCCGGTTCATCCCGGCGCTCATGCTGCCGGTCTTCTGGGCGCTCGCCAGCGAGACGGCGGTGGACATCACCGGTCCCGAGCGCGCGGGCAAGGCGATCTCCATGATTTCCTTCGGCATCGTCACGGCGACCATCTTCGGCATCCCCGTGGGCACGTTGATTTCCGACGCGTTCGGCTGGCGGGCGGCCTTCGCCTCCATTGCCGTCCTCGCGTTCATCAAGGCGATCGCCCTGATGCTGTTCCTGCCCAAGGTTCCGCTGAAAAAACAACCCGCGTCGTTCCTCAAGCAGTTCGGCATATTGAAGAACCCAGTGGTGGTCGGGCACGTGTTGCTCTCGCTGCTGGTGTTCGCCGGGATGTTCACGGCCTACACTTATCTTGCAGACATACTGGAACGCCTCGCGGGATTCGACGGAGCCACCGTGGGTTGGATCCTGATGGGATTCGGCGGCGTCGGCATGATCGGAAACTGGTTCGCCGGACGCATCGTGGACCGCAGTCCGCTGGGTGCGACCATTCTCTTCGCCGCGCCGATGGCCGTGGGCATGATCCTGCTGGTTTCCATCGTCCGCTCGCACGCCTTGCTGGGAGTGGTGCTGGCTTTCTGGGGAATCGCCCAAGCAGCGTTGTTCACGATCTCCCACGTCCGCGTGATGAAGGTGGCGGCGGAAACTCCCGCGCTGGGTGCCTCGCTGAACATCTCCGGTGCGAACGCCGGAATCGGCATCGGTGCGATCATCGGCGGCCGGGTGATCGACATCAACGGTCTCGACCACGTGGGTGGCGCGGCGGCGGGCGTGATGCTGCTGGCGGTCGCGGTGGCGTTTTTCCTGAAGCTGGGCACCAAGCCGAAACTCGGCCACCGGGTGACGGCGTGA